Proteins from one Doryrhamphus excisus isolate RoL2022-K1 chromosome 19, RoL_Dexc_1.0, whole genome shotgun sequence genomic window:
- the LOC131106725 gene encoding transmembrane protein 100-like, whose translation MQTLHPSTLPTDNTAVTYDPKSESVRLPGGVVSVAGITVVTGGVELSCSSCMLAFGFWGTLIGFSCVGVGVWDQLNHSGGGTSHLLALGLVILALGFAVVVGVAAFHVLTKRRRAMTRNERRDGKEVLVEENVVKKVTV comes from the coding sequence ATGCAAACTCTCCATCCCTCCACTTTACCAACAGACAATACAGCTGTGACCTACGACCCCAAATCGGAATCTGTCAGGCTACCTGGAGGCGTGGTCTCAGTGGCGGGGATCACCGTGGTAACGGGCGGCGTTGAGCTGTCCTGCAGCTCGTGCATGCTGGCTTTCGGCTTTTGGGGGACTCTCATCGGCTTCAGCTGCGTGGGCGTGGGCGTGTGGGACCAATTGAACCACTCCGGCGGGGGGACCTCTCACTTGCTGGCGCTGGGTTTGGTTATCCTGGCGCTGGGCTTTGCGGTTGTGGTCGGCGTGGCGGCGTTTCATGTCTTGACCAAGAGGAGGAGGGCCATGACGCGGAACGAGAGGCGGGACGGGAAAGAAGTTCTGGTGGAAGAGAACGTGGTGAAAAAAGTGACGGTATAA